A genomic segment from Malus domestica chromosome 05, GDT2T_hap1 encodes:
- the LOC114824902 gene encoding probable arabinose 5-phosphate isomerase: MGSLPPFSSGVIHPHSPPNTKTTTTTTTTQFSSASSCIDETTLLNLFKSQQSHLNFFFQHLDLPQTLAFTRTLLLQSSAGATIFFSGVGKSGFVAHKISQTLVSLGIRSGFLSPLDALHGDIGALSKTDVLVLFSKSGTTEELLRLVPCAKAKGAFLISVTSVDGNALASLCDMNVHLPVERELCPFDLAPVTSTAIQMVFGDTVAIALMGAKSLTKEQYAANHPAGRIGKSLIFKVKDVMKKEDELPVCKEGDLIMEQLVELTSKGCGCLLVIDAEHRLIGTFTDGDLRRTLKASGEAIFKLTVGEVCNRHPRTIGPDAMAVDAMQKMEAPPSPVQFLPVINDQNQVIGIVTLHGLVSAGL; encoded by the exons ATGGGTTCTCTGCCTCCTTTTTCCTCAGGCGTCATCCATCCGCATTCTCCTCCCAATACcaaaaccaccaccaccacaacaacCACCCAATTTTCCTCCGCCTCCTCCTGCATTGACGAAACTACCCTCCTAAATCTTTTCAAATCCCAACAGAGCCACCTCAACTTCTTCTTCCAGCACCTGGACCTGCCCCAGACACTGGCCTTCACCCGCACCCTCCTCCTCCAATCCTCCGCCGGCGCCACTATATTTTTCTCCGGCGTCGGCAAGTCCGGCTTCGTCGCCCACAAGATCTCCCAGACCCTCGTCTCCCTCGGCATCCGCTCCGGCTTTCTCTCCCCTCTCGACGCCCTCCACGGCGACATCGGCGCCCTCTCCAAAACCGACGTTTTGGTCCTCTTCAGCAAGTCCGGCACCACCGAGGAGCTCCTCCGCCTCGTCCCCTGCGCCAAGGCCAAAGGCGCCTTCCTCATCTCCGTCACCTCCGTTGACGGCAATGCCCTTGCCTCCCTCTGCGACATGAACGTGCATTTGCCAGTGGAGCGAGAACTCTGCCCCTTCGATTTGGCTCCGGTCACCTCCACCGCCATCCAAATGGTCTTCGGCGACACCGTCGCGATCGCGCTCATGGGCGCCAAAAGTCTCACCAAAGAACAATACGCCGCCAATCACCCCGCCGGCAGGATCGGCAAATCCCTTATCTTCAAG GTCAAAGATGTAATGAAGAAGGAAGACGAGCTTCCGGTGTGCAAGGAAGGGGACCTGATAATGGAGCAGCTGGTGGAGCTGACGAGCAAGGGATGCGGTTGCCTGCTTGTGATCGACGCCGAGCACCGCCTGATCGGCACGTTCACCGACGGAGATCTGCGGCGGACTCTCAAGGCCAGTGGGGAAGCAATCTTCAAGCTCACGGTTGGGGAAGTGTGCAACAGACACCCCAGAACAATTGGTCCCGACGCCATGGCGGTTGACGCCATGCAGAAGATGGAAGCACCACCGTCGCCGGTTCAGTTCTTGCCGGTCATCAATGATCAGAATCAAGTGATTGGGATCGTCACTTTACATGGATTGGTTTCAGCTGGCCTCTGA